In one Candidatus Eisenbacteria bacterium genomic region, the following are encoded:
- the rmuC gene encoding DNA recombination protein RmuC, producing the protein MNNVAVVIPLLLVNVVLLLIVIWRLFRRGRDETEHVVRDELRAQREESLKAARELREEVTGGFKSASDTIAKTIGEMGSLQKMQLEAVTRQLRDLTETNQSRFDALREVIDTQLKQIQESNEKKLDEMRKTVDEKLHDTLERRLGESFKLVSERLEAVQRGLGEMQTLATGVGDLKRVLTNVKARGTWAEFQLGAILEEILTPDQYARNVQTKEGSRETVEYAIRLPGPDNEPGTHVWLPIDSKFPQEDYLRLLEAAEAADSEKVQEASKALASAVVKSALDIRNRYIDPPHTTDFALMFLPTEGLYAEVLRQPGLVEKLQQTHRVVVAGPTTLAAILNSLRMGFRSLAIQQRASEVWKVLAAVKTEFGRFEEVLRRVKKQLDTASKTIDETSKRTQIMEAKLRDVERLPAGELEDVLVLPDSGAPESVSGEPDEEEVEGDEH; encoded by the coding sequence ATGAATAACGTGGCCGTAGTCATTCCGCTGCTGCTGGTCAATGTTGTCCTTCTGCTGATCGTCATATGGCGCCTGTTCCGCCGCGGCCGTGACGAGACAGAGCATGTTGTTCGAGACGAACTGCGTGCCCAGCGGGAGGAATCTCTTAAGGCTGCGCGAGAATTGCGAGAGGAAGTCACCGGCGGCTTCAAATCTGCAAGTGACACCATTGCGAAGACTATTGGCGAGATGGGGAGCCTCCAGAAAATGCAGCTTGAGGCAGTAACCAGGCAGCTCAGAGATTTGACCGAGACGAACCAGTCCCGTTTTGACGCGCTCCGCGAAGTCATTGACACGCAACTCAAGCAAATCCAGGAGAGCAACGAAAAAAAGCTCGATGAGATGCGTAAGACTGTGGATGAGAAGCTGCATGATACGTTGGAGAGACGACTTGGAGAATCGTTCAAGCTGGTGAGCGAGCGTTTGGAGGCTGTGCAGCGAGGGCTCGGGGAGATGCAGACACTGGCGACGGGTGTGGGTGACCTCAAGAGAGTTCTCACCAACGTCAAAGCTCGCGGCACTTGGGCAGAGTTTCAGCTCGGAGCAATTCTTGAGGAGATACTCACGCCGGATCAATATGCACGAAATGTCCAGACAAAGGAAGGATCGCGTGAAACTGTCGAATATGCAATCCGTCTTCCGGGACCCGACAATGAACCTGGGACCCATGTCTGGCTGCCGATCGATTCCAAATTTCCTCAGGAGGACTATCTGAGACTATTGGAAGCAGCGGAAGCGGCAGATAGCGAGAAGGTGCAGGAAGCGAGCAAGGCTCTTGCTTCGGCCGTAGTCAAATCTGCGCTTGATATACGTAACAGGTACATCGATCCACCGCACACCACCGATTTTGCCCTGATGTTTCTGCCGACGGAGGGTTTGTATGCTGAAGTCCTCCGGCAGCCGGGGCTTGTAGAGAAGCTCCAGCAAACCCACAGAGTCGTCGTTGCCGGACCGACAACACTGGCTGCCATCCTCAACAGCCTGCGCATGGGCTTCCGGTCACTTGCCATCCAGCAGCGCGCGAGTGAAGTCTGGAAAGTGCTGGCAGCGGTCAAGACCGAATTCGGCAGATTTGAAGAGGTGCTTCGCAGGGTCAAGAAACAACTGGACACCGCGAGCAAAACAATTGATGAGACCAGTAAACGCACTCAGATCATGGAAGCCAAGCTGCGGGATGTGGAACGACTTCCTGCGGGGGAGCTAGAGGACGTCCTGGTACTGCCCGACTCGGGCGCTCCGGAATCTGTCTCCGGGGAGCCGGATGAAGAAGAGGTCGAGGGAGACGAACACTAG
- a CDS encoding rhomboid family intramembrane serine protease yields the protein MSGDSASQFEYGGRYLSVFTAMFLHGGWLHLIGNMLYLWIFGDNVEDRMGRLRFLVFYIFCGLAASIGQVFASPHSNIPTIGASGAIAGVLGAYFTLFPRARVLTLIPIGFIIRVMELPAFFFLGFWFLIQFLYGSMMREEGGVAWWAHVGGFVAGFVLVQIFKKR from the coding sequence TTGTCCGGGGACTCTGCAAGTCAGTTTGAGTACGGCGGGAGATATCTTTCCGTCTTCACAGCGATGTTCCTCCACGGAGGATGGCTTCACCTGATAGGAAACATGCTCTACCTCTGGATCTTTGGAGACAATGTTGAAGATAGAATGGGAAGACTGAGATTTCTTGTCTTTTACATTTTCTGCGGGCTTGCAGCGAGTATCGGTCAGGTGTTCGCCAGCCCGCACTCAAACATTCCCACCATAGGTGCGAGCGGCGCGATTGCAGGTGTGCTCGGCGCATATTTCACGCTTTTCCCCAGGGCACGGGTTCTAACGCTTATCCCGATCGGATTCATAATCAGGGTGATGGAGCTTCCCGCGTTCTTCTTCCTTGGATTCTGGTTCTTGATCCAGTTCTTGTATGGGAGCATGATGAGGGAAGAAGGAGGAGTGGCGTGGTGGGCGCATGTGGGAGGGTTCGTGGCAGGTTTTGTTCTTGTCCAGATTTTCAAGAAGAGGTGA